Proteins co-encoded in one Chitinophagales bacterium genomic window:
- a CDS encoding ABC transporter ATP-binding protein: MIRTVNLTKVYRTDEIETTALNGVNFNIATGEFVAVMGPSGCGKSTLLNIIGMIDNPSSGEYNFLDQEISKYSERQRADLRKANLGFIFQSFNLIDELTVFENVELPLIYNNIKTAERKKMVEAVLERMNMMHRRNHFPQQLSGGQQQRVAVSRAIVHKPKLILADEPTGNLDSENGGEVMQLLTQLNEEGTTIIMVTHSSRDAEYAHRIVRLLDGQIVAENQLKGFAV; this comes from the coding sequence TCTATCGGACAGACGAAATAGAAACCACTGCTTTGAATGGTGTGAACTTCAATATCGCAACAGGTGAATTTGTGGCAGTGATGGGTCCTTCGGGTTGCGGGAAATCCACTTTGTTGAACATCATTGGGATGATAGACAATCCAAGTTCAGGTGAATACAATTTCCTCGACCAAGAAATATCAAAATATTCGGAACGACAAAGGGCGGATTTGCGGAAAGCGAATTTGGGCTTTATTTTTCAGAGTTTCAATTTGATTGACGAACTCACCGTTTTTGAAAACGTAGAATTACCCTTGATCTACAACAACATCAAGACTGCGGAGCGTAAAAAAATGGTGGAAGCTGTTTTGGAGCGCATGAACATGATGCATCGACGCAATCACTTCCCACAGCAACTTTCGGGTGGTCAGCAGCAACGTGTGGCGGTTTCGAGGGCGATTGTTCACAAACCCAAATTGATTTTGGCGGATGAACCCACAGGTAATCTGGATAGCGAAAATGGCGGTGAGGTGATGCAGTTGCTAACCCAATTGAATGAAGAAGGCACAACGATTATCATGGTGACGCACTCATCAAGAGATGCAGAATATGCTCATCGAATTGTTCGATTGTTGGATGGTCAGATTGTGGCGGAAAATCAATTGAAGGGGTTTGCTGTTTGA